The Leptospira sp. WS39.C2 genome contains a region encoding:
- a CDS encoding lipocalin-like domain-containing protein: protein MNRIKIILVSLCFFHFSFPKDHSFHTDYGLEWCYFVGQLQSESGNLYGYELSFFRLKFSDGEVWNPEVFPVHFAISDLTGHRHKTAQTFKRSLGGLAGYDKDHIYSGEYEFQILSKDTFVIKAKPKSNEISLEFRLEGNGKILSHGKNGISIKSKRNPNIYSYYYSYPRLKTKGELVFLGKKESIVSGDSWMDHEWSEKSSKNIPTLAKGQSGWDWISLMDDKGGDYVFFRFRESPNLPPEIFGTYRDPNGNVTYWTESNDIQMVPINKPWKSKNTKITYPLQWKIKYPGGEWIIAPIFNEQEFDGSESTNTIYWEGAVEAKDSIQKKSAKGYLELKGYQKSKDWWEF from the coding sequence ATGAATCGAATTAAGATTATTCTAGTATCACTTTGTTTTTTTCATTTTAGTTTTCCTAAGGACCATAGTTTTCATACTGATTATGGTTTGGAATGGTGTTATTTTGTTGGGCAACTTCAATCAGAGTCTGGGAATCTTTACGGATACGAACTTTCTTTTTTTCGTTTGAAGTTTTCTGATGGAGAGGTTTGGAACCCAGAAGTATTCCCAGTTCATTTTGCAATTTCCGATCTAACTGGTCATAGGCATAAAACTGCTCAAACCTTTAAACGTAGTTTAGGTGGTCTTGCAGGTTATGATAAGGATCATATTTATAGTGGTGAATATGAATTCCAAATTCTTTCTAAAGATACATTTGTGATCAAAGCAAAACCAAAATCTAATGAGATTTCTTTAGAATTCCGTTTGGAAGGGAATGGTAAAATATTATCCCATGGTAAAAACGGAATTTCAATAAAATCGAAACGGAATCCAAATATTTATTCATATTATTATAGTTATCCGAGGCTCAAAACAAAAGGTGAGTTAGTTTTCTTAGGGAAAAAAGAATCCATTGTTTCTGGTGATTCATGGATGGACCACGAATGGAGTGAAAAATCCTCCAAGAATATACCTACATTAGCAAAAGGCCAATCGGGATGGGATTGGATATCCCTTATGGATGACAAAGGTGGTGATTATGTTTTTTTTCGATTTAGAGAATCTCCAAACCTACCACCTGAAATATTTGGTACATACCGAGATCCCAATGGTAACGTAACGTATTGGACGGAATCAAACGATATCCAAATGGTCCCGATAAACAAACCCTGGAAAAGTAAAAACACTAAAATAACTTATCCCTTACAATGGAAAATCAAATACCCTGGCGGGGAATGGATTATTGCTCCCATTTTCAATGAACAAGAGTTTGATGGTAGTGAATCTACAAATACAATCTATTGGGAAGGGGCAGTTGAGGCAAAAGATTCCATTCAAAAAAAGTCTGCCAAAGGATATTTAGAATTGAAAGGTTATCAAAAATCCAAAGACTGGTGGGAGTTCTAA
- a CDS encoding penicillin-binding protein activator LpoB yields MKQILFSFLLVGFLFQCSSSPKRLDNADDYISDSGGLTSQELVKAAEKLAGQIGEYFKENPHEEGVFVAHFPTRNDTSEQIQTELFDNAFVSKLIKNKIYTVRTKTREQSLNEIQFSLSGLTSNRLSIGKLKSPNFFVRCDINENMFTSNGEKIVEQSINIELVEVETTIAVWSEKVSYRKLAVRGNKGVSW; encoded by the coding sequence ATGAAACAAATTCTATTCTCCTTTCTCTTAGTAGGATTCTTATTCCAATGCAGTTCCAGTCCCAAAAGGCTCGACAACGCTGATGATTATATCTCCGACTCAGGTGGACTTACTAGCCAAGAATTGGTGAAAGCAGCCGAAAAATTAGCGGGACAAATTGGGGAGTACTTCAAAGAAAACCCACATGAAGAAGGTGTTTTTGTGGCACACTTCCCTACACGAAACGATACTTCGGAACAAATCCAAACGGAACTTTTTGACAACGCATTTGTTTCCAAACTCATCAAAAACAAAATTTACACAGTACGTACTAAAACAAGAGAACAATCTCTGAACGAAATCCAGTTCAGTTTGTCTGGACTCACTTCCAATCGTTTGTCCATTGGAAAACTCAAATCTCCTAACTTTTTTGTACGTTGTGACATCAATGAAAATATGTTCACATCCAATGGAGAAAAAATCGTAGAACAGTCGATTAACATCGAACTTGTAGAAGTGGAAACAACCATTGCTGTTTGGTCAGAAAAGGTATCGTATAGAAAATTAGCAGTCCGAGGAAATAAAGGGGTTAGTTGGTAA
- the ftsZ gene encoding cell division protein FtsZ, translating into MLYLEEEKTSPAIIKVIGVGGGGMNAVTRMVNSKMTGVDFIVMNTDEQVLLKSPVEVKIQLGNKVTRGMGAGGDPELGEKAAIEDKERIVSALKGADMVFVTAGMGGGTGTGAAPIIAAIAKELKCLVVGVVTVPFSFEGKRRAELAKQGIDQLRANVDTLITIRNDSIFQVVDKNTPFDMAFRVIDDILLNGVRGISDIINHPGIINVDFADVKTIMKDTGDAILGVGEGRGESRVSEAVEQAINNTLLEDSSIQGAHSLLINVTGGSDLTIHEWNEVSQIITAQADPDANIIIGLNEDQNLTDQIRVTVIATGFAKKGKQYQREQKVVGGEESISPMVYLRKSEEKESGFTRESEVAKGIRQTGRSFGGAQKQSSPFQKYGEDYEIPTFIRKKSD; encoded by the coding sequence ATGTTATACCTAGAAGAAGAAAAAACTAGCCCAGCTATTATCAAAGTCATTGGAGTAGGTGGTGGTGGAATGAACGCCGTCACAAGAATGGTAAATTCCAAAATGACAGGTGTAGACTTCATTGTCATGAACACCGACGAACAAGTATTACTTAAGTCTCCTGTAGAAGTCAAAATCCAATTGGGTAATAAAGTGACCCGAGGTATGGGAGCTGGTGGTGATCCTGAGCTTGGCGAAAAAGCGGCGATTGAAGATAAGGAACGTATTGTTTCTGCCTTAAAAGGTGCCGACATGGTATTTGTCACTGCCGGTATGGGTGGAGGAACAGGAACAGGAGCTGCTCCGATCATTGCTGCCATCGCCAAAGAATTAAAATGTTTAGTAGTTGGTGTTGTGACTGTCCCTTTTTCATTTGAAGGGAAACGAAGAGCAGAACTGGCCAAACAAGGAATTGACCAACTCCGTGCCAATGTAGATACCCTTATCACAATTCGGAATGATTCTATTTTCCAAGTGGTAGACAAAAACACACCATTTGATATGGCATTTCGAGTGATCGACGATATCCTGTTAAACGGAGTACGTGGGATCAGTGACATCATCAACCACCCAGGGATCATCAATGTGGATTTTGCCGATGTGAAAACCATTATGAAAGACACCGGGGATGCCATTTTAGGTGTGGGTGAAGGACGAGGTGAGTCTCGTGTAAGTGAAGCGGTCGAACAAGCCATCAACAACACTTTGTTAGAAGATTCCAGTATCCAAGGGGCCCATTCCCTTCTCATCAATGTGACAGGCGGGAGTGATCTCACCATCCATGAATGGAATGAAGTCTCTCAAATCATCACAGCACAAGCCGATCCCGATGCCAATATCATCATTGGACTCAATGAAGACCAAAACCTAACAGATCAAATTCGGGTAACGGTGATCGCAACTGGATTTGCCAAAAAAGGAAAACAGTACCAAAGGGAACAAAAGGTAGTGGGTGGAGAAGAATCCATCTCGCCAATGGTATACTTACGAAAGTCAGAAGAAAAAGAATCTGGATTTACGAGGGAATCAGAAGTGGCAAAAGGGATCCGTCAAACTGGCAGAAGCTTCGGTGGTGCACAAAAACAATCCTCTCCATTTCAAAAATACGGAGAGGATTACGAGATTCCTACGTTTATAAGAAAGAAATCGGACTAA
- a CDS encoding ABC transporter permease subunit, with product MWKYFLKRFLLIFPTLLGITFLVFLISHFAPGGPLNSEIAKLKGAGNLAGASTKQISQEEIDLIKKRLHLDKPAPVAYLYWLKQIVQFDLGESRLHSRKVSELIIEKLPVSLFFGLSGFFLTYLICIPLGIQKALKEGSHFDFITSFIIFFTYSLPVFAFAMLLLYLFASGEVFSFFPLGHEVSDFYEDLSVWGKIKDRLAHMFLPVICYVVSSFAVLTLLMKNSLLDQIAKEYVRTAISKGLSFSDSIFKHAFRNSLIPIATGFGSNLTLIFSGSLFIELVFNIDGMGLLSFEAVRERDTDLMMGLLLAQSFLGLIGKIVSDFCYILIDPRIDFE from the coding sequence ATGTGGAAATATTTTTTAAAACGATTTTTGTTAATTTTTCCAACTTTACTTGGAATCACTTTTTTAGTATTTTTAATCTCTCATTTTGCTCCTGGTGGGCCCCTAAATAGTGAAATTGCAAAACTGAAAGGTGCAGGGAATTTGGCTGGCGCTTCCACAAAACAAATCTCCCAAGAAGAAATAGATCTCATCAAAAAAAGACTCCATTTAGATAAACCTGCACCAGTAGCTTATTTATATTGGTTAAAACAAATTGTACAATTTGACCTTGGTGAATCCAGACTCCATTCTAGAAAAGTTTCTGAACTCATTATAGAAAAACTCCCTGTTTCCTTATTTTTTGGATTATCGGGTTTTTTCCTTACCTACCTCATTTGTATCCCACTTGGGATCCAAAAGGCATTAAAAGAAGGGAGTCATTTTGACTTCATCACAAGTTTTATTATCTTTTTTACATATTCCTTACCAGTCTTTGCTTTTGCCATGTTACTCCTGTATTTGTTTGCTTCTGGAGAAGTGTTTTCCTTTTTTCCATTAGGACATGAAGTTTCTGATTTTTATGAAGATCTAAGTGTTTGGGGAAAAATAAAGGATAGATTGGCACATATGTTTTTGCCTGTGATTTGTTATGTGGTGAGTAGTTTTGCAGTCCTCACATTGCTCATGAAAAATAGTCTTCTTGACCAAATTGCAAAGGAATATGTAAGAACTGCTATTTCTAAAGGTCTTAGTTTTTCCGATTCCATTTTTAAACATGCATTCCGAAATTCACTCATACCAATCGCAACTGGATTTGGAAGTAATTTGACTTTGATTTTTTCTGGATCCTTATTCATTGAACTTGTCTTTAACATTGATGGAATGGGTTTACTCAGCTTCGAGGCTGTTAGAGAAAGGGATACGGACCTCATGATGGGTTTACTTCTTGCTCAAAGTTTTTTAGGTCTCATAGGTAAAATTGTATCTGATTTTTGTTATATACTCATAGATCCGAGGATTGATTTCGAATGA
- the ispF gene encoding 2-C-methyl-D-erythritol 2,4-cyclodiphosphate synthase has translation MFRVGNGIDFHKLIHEPFRPLVLAGVEIKSEFAFLGHSDADVVLHAVADAILGALALGDIGVHFPDTDPQYKNMKSTRIIEKCLELLVEKKFKLVNVDCTYVGDHPKINPIRAELNASLANIIKLPLDCVSIKATTSEGMGALGRSEGVMVMATVLIESTKK, from the coding sequence ATGTTTAGAGTTGGAAACGGAATCGATTTTCATAAATTAATCCACGAACCATTTCGTCCCCTTGTACTTGCCGGGGTTGAGATTAAGTCAGAGTTTGCTTTTTTGGGTCATAGTGATGCTGATGTGGTTTTACATGCTGTGGCAGACGCCATACTAGGGGCGTTAGCTCTTGGAGACATTGGTGTCCATTTTCCTGACACGGACCCACAATACAAAAACATGAAGTCCACCCGAATTATTGAAAAATGTTTGGAACTATTGGTGGAAAAAAAATTCAAACTTGTGAATGTAGATTGTACCTATGTGGGAGACCATCCCAAAATAAATCCAATCCGCGCCGAACTCAATGCCTCTTTGGCAAATATCATAAAACTTCCGTTAGACTGTGTATCCATCAAAGCAACAACATCCGAAGGAATGGGTGCCTTGGGGAGAAGTGAAGGTGTTATGGTGATGGCAACTGTGCTCATTGAGAGCACAAAAAAATAA
- a CDS encoding SpoIIE family protein phosphatase, protein MPLHSAREISSKRVSGLIQVFEREYNLSNHTNPFPEILDDITYSRILKDPNYWISQSLEDKIIQQISHSLDISGILYHVGTEALITNAYDLLPLDDSRIDLVEMIHRLPILIGRLTRAVYLNVKPISDKHIKFVFIYLPEYQEKWYDAVFFQGMLNGLAVLFELKEFKIRMTKTKLFGIHVSHKELGDEIEFGSDSNEYELEWNDDVLYLSRSHLTKENVSSRHRVMVTSRSETELEEMAIVDVRDVVGKSRELAIENRDLEAAVEVLKSFKQELEKKQLSMAKDLRLAKNIQKGLIPEIIPDWNGIQFWTGFSPMQEVSGDYYDYFPYHSDKLGVAVCDVSGHGVPAAFITALSKMLFSNFKKPKPSETFKLINRELLDLVKQQGYTTCVYLLIHSDYKVVYSIAGHPRPILFRHRTGKAEVCEGDGTFLGMFPDAGDTYRDLHIQLEPGDKLFLYTDGLTEAENDHGHAFGESKLLQLIEECAKNSIQETVEFIMNHHREFTMGTDPMDDITLLGLQLSPKLEDFNRIKLEGDHAYQKKEYQTAAISYEKAHQILPRELNTQLSYGKALAYSGNFEKAITMLESYNKFKTNHFKSHAILGYCYYQMEQYEKAELEWKKAYSINDSNLSNLYNLAQLYRKLNQKQKMKDIIDKMKHIEASYLHILPLEKKWESLPDESN, encoded by the coding sequence TTGCCACTGCATTCTGCAAGAGAAATATCATCCAAACGAGTATCAGGCCTCATCCAAGTTTTTGAGCGCGAATACAATCTTTCCAATCACACCAATCCGTTTCCTGAGATTTTAGATGATATTACATACTCCCGAATCTTAAAAGATCCCAACTATTGGATTTCTCAGTCTTTAGAAGATAAAATCATCCAACAAATTTCGCATTCATTAGATATTTCTGGTATTTTATACCATGTTGGAACAGAAGCACTCATCACTAATGCTTACGACTTGTTACCACTTGATGATTCTAGAATTGATTTGGTAGAAATGATCCATCGATTACCGATTTTGATTGGTCGCCTAACGAGAGCAGTATATTTGAATGTAAAACCCATTTCTGATAAACATATAAAATTTGTGTTCATTTACTTACCTGAATACCAAGAAAAATGGTATGATGCTGTATTTTTCCAAGGGATGTTGAACGGGCTTGCCGTACTCTTTGAACTAAAAGAATTTAAGATCCGAATGACAAAAACCAAACTTTTTGGAATTCACGTTTCTCATAAAGAATTAGGAGATGAAATAGAATTTGGTTCAGATTCCAATGAATACGAATTGGAGTGGAATGACGATGTATTGTATTTATCTAGATCTCACCTAACAAAAGAGAACGTTTCTTCGCGACATAGAGTGATGGTGACTTCAAGGTCCGAAACTGAATTAGAAGAGATGGCGATCGTAGATGTCAGAGATGTAGTTGGTAAATCACGAGAACTTGCAATTGAAAATCGAGATTTAGAAGCAGCTGTGGAAGTGTTAAAATCTTTCAAACAAGAGTTAGAAAAAAAACAACTTTCTATGGCAAAGGACCTTCGCCTTGCAAAGAACATCCAAAAAGGTTTGATCCCAGAGATTATCCCTGATTGGAATGGAATCCAATTTTGGACAGGATTTAGTCCCATGCAAGAAGTGAGTGGGGATTATTATGATTATTTTCCATACCATTCAGATAAGTTAGGTGTTGCAGTTTGTGATGTATCGGGGCATGGAGTTCCCGCTGCCTTTATCACCGCCTTATCAAAAATGTTATTTTCGAATTTTAAAAAACCAAAACCTTCTGAAACATTCAAACTCATCAACCGCGAGTTATTAGATTTAGTCAAACAACAAGGTTATACAACTTGTGTTTACCTTCTCATTCATTCAGATTATAAAGTTGTGTATTCAATAGCAGGCCACCCAAGGCCCATCTTATTCCGACACCGAACAGGAAAGGCGGAGGTCTGCGAAGGAGATGGAACTTTCCTAGGAATGTTCCCTGATGCCGGAGATACGTATAGAGATTTACACATCCAACTCGAACCTGGAGACAAACTGTTTTTATATACGGATGGTCTTACCGAAGCTGAGAATGACCATGGTCATGCATTTGGAGAATCAAAACTCTTACAATTGATTGAAGAATGTGCTAAAAATTCGATCCAGGAAACTGTTGAGTTTATCATGAACCACCACCGTGAATTTACGATGGGTACAGATCCTATGGATGACATCACCTTACTTGGATTACAGTTATCTCCAAAACTAGAAGATTTTAATCGGATCAAGTTAGAGGGAGACCATGCTTACCAAAAAAAAGAATACCAAACGGCCGCTATATCCTATGAAAAGGCGCATCAAATTCTACCTAGAGAATTGAATACCCAACTATCCTATGGAAAAGCACTCGCATACAGTGGGAATTTTGAAAAAGCCATTACCATGTTAGAATCTTATAACAAATTTAAGACCAATCATTTTAAATCACATGCGATTTTAGGTTATTGTTATTACCAAATGGAACAATATGAAAAAGCGGAGTTAGAATGGAAAAAAGCATATTCCATTAATGATTCAAATCTATCTAACTTATATAACCTTGCGCAGTTGTACCGTAAATTGAACCAAAAACAAAAAATGAAAGATATTATTGATAAAATGAAACACATTGAGGCAAGTTATTTACACATCCTTCCACTGGAAAAAAAGTGGGAGTCTTTACCAGATGAATCGAATTAA
- the ftsA gene encoding cell division protein FtsA: MIEDDSPIITALDLGSSLVKVVIGRLMGDHEIEIIGTGVYPSTGIKNGSIVNIETTTKSIIEAFGDAELMAGQEITSVVVNVSGKSVHGFNEKGIIAVTNRERIVSEMDIMRVVEAAQAVHVPNDQQVIHVLTKEFKVDDQVNIKDPIGMTGVRLEAEVHIVSCGNTALNNIDRCVEQSGLLQMDKVLSSLASSEAILTAGEKDLGTAVVDIGAGICDIIIYVDGGIAFSSVVPFGGFHITSDISIGLKTTVETAEIIKKRYGHTRIDLVDPTEKFEIPSISGRPARSVFRQELVEILEPRVREILEMIDHELVRSGFKSNLAGGVILTGGTSLLQGIEATAEEVFRLSVGRAKPAGLSGLVERIASPEYATAVGLIKYSSKIQNLEQKNMHSVSDGEGWMKKVRRWMENNL; encoded by the coding sequence ATGATCGAAGATGATTCACCTATTATAACTGCATTGGACCTTGGTTCTTCTCTCGTGAAGGTTGTCATTGGGCGACTTATGGGAGACCATGAAATTGAAATCATTGGAACAGGAGTTTACCCTTCTACTGGGATTAAAAATGGTTCCATTGTAAATATTGAAACTACAACCAAATCGATAATAGAAGCGTTTGGTGATGCTGAACTCATGGCAGGACAAGAAATTACATCAGTGGTTGTGAATGTTTCTGGTAAATCTGTCCATGGGTTTAATGAAAAAGGGATCATTGCAGTTACCAATAGAGAACGTATCGTATCTGAGATGGATATAATGCGAGTTGTAGAAGCGGCGCAAGCGGTCCATGTTCCCAACGACCAACAAGTCATCCATGTTCTCACAAAAGAATTCAAAGTAGATGACCAAGTCAATATCAAAGATCCGATTGGAATGACAGGGGTTCGCCTTGAAGCAGAAGTACATATTGTATCTTGTGGAAATACTGCTCTTAATAATATTGATCGTTGTGTAGAACAATCTGGTTTGTTACAAATGGATAAGGTATTATCAAGCCTTGCTTCATCTGAGGCAATATTAACCGCTGGTGAAAAAGATTTAGGAACTGCAGTAGTTGATATTGGCGCAGGCATTTGTGACATCATCATTTATGTGGACGGTGGAATTGCGTTTTCGTCTGTAGTTCCGTTTGGTGGATTTCATATAACGAGTGATATTTCGATTGGTCTTAAAACCACTGTAGAAACAGCAGAAATCATCAAAAAACGTTATGGTCATACACGAATTGATTTGGTGGACCCAACAGAAAAATTTGAAATCCCTTCCATTTCCGGAAGACCAGCAAGGTCCGTATTCCGCCAAGAACTCGTTGAAATTTTAGAACCTCGCGTTCGAGAAATCTTAGAGATGATCGACCATGAACTTGTTCGTTCTGGATTTAAGTCAAATTTAGCGGGAGGAGTGATCCTAACAGGTGGCACTTCTCTATTACAAGGGATTGAAGCTACTGCTGAAGAAGTGTTTCGGTTATCAGTAGGCCGAGCAAAACCTGCAGGACTTAGTGGACTTGTGGAAAGAATTGCAAGTCCTGAATATGCCACCGCCGTTGGTCTGATAAAATATAGTTCAAAGATACAAAACTTAGAACAAAAAAACATGCATTCTGTTTCTGACGGAGAAGGATGGATGAAAAAGGTTCGTCGTTGGATGGAGAATAATCTCTAA
- a CDS encoding ABC transporter permease, whose protein sequence is MKFISNPANIRKWEKFKKNKRAYYSLLVLFYTYVISLFSPLLINNKPLFILYEGSVSFPIFQFYPETKFGGVNLTEPNYKKLNREPRFQDSSNQMVFPPIPFGVNEDNLDSLEEGTNPPSKPTFRHWMGTDDRGRDVFTRIVYGYRLAMTFSLILIVVEILLASFIGGVQGYFVGRLDLFLQRIIEILSAIPFLYLILIMGSFFGRGFLVLIVTYGSLSWIGLSYYMRGEFLKLRKQQFVDAAKTLGASSYSIIMRHLLPNSLTPLVTFLPFILISAISVLSALDFLGYGIPAPNPSWGELIGQGRERLTAWWLITFPSVALFLTILFSAFVGEGLRDAFDPKDKVVYE, encoded by the coding sequence ATGAAGTTTATATCAAACCCGGCAAACATCCGTAAGTGGGAAAAGTTCAAAAAAAACAAAAGAGCATATTATTCCTTGCTCGTCCTCTTTTATACTTACGTAATTTCTTTGTTTTCTCCACTGCTAATCAACAACAAACCTTTATTCATTTTGTACGAAGGTTCGGTTTCATTTCCCATCTTTCAGTTTTATCCAGAAACTAAGTTTGGTGGAGTTAATTTAACAGAACCCAATTATAAAAAACTGAATCGAGAACCTAGGTTCCAAGATTCATCCAATCAAATGGTTTTCCCTCCCATCCCATTTGGTGTGAATGAAGATAATTTGGATAGTTTAGAAGAAGGAACAAATCCTCCATCCAAACCAACGTTTCGGCATTGGATGGGAACGGATGACCGTGGACGTGACGTTTTCACGCGTATTGTTTATGGGTACAGGCTTGCGATGACTTTTAGTTTGATACTCATCGTTGTAGAAATTCTTCTAGCTTCCTTTATAGGCGGGGTTCAGGGTTATTTTGTTGGTCGATTGGATTTGTTTTTACAAAGGATTATTGAAATCCTTTCGGCAATTCCCTTCCTCTATTTGATATTGATTATGGGATCCTTTTTTGGAAGGGGATTTTTGGTTCTTATCGTAACCTATGGTTCTCTCAGTTGGATTGGTCTCAGTTATTATATGAGAGGAGAGTTTTTAAAGCTCCGCAAACAACAGTTTGTTGATGCAGCTAAAACTTTAGGAGCATCATCTTATTCTATCATCATGAGACATTTGTTGCCAAATTCACTCACTCCGCTGGTTACTTTTTTACCATTTATTTTAATATCAGCCATTTCTGTTTTATCGGCATTGGATTTTTTGGGATACGGAATCCCAGCTCCCAATCCTTCCTGGGGGGAACTGATAGGACAAGGTCGAGAACGATTAACAGCGTGGTGGCTCATCACATTCCCATCTGTGGCTTTGTTTTTAACAATTTTGTTCTCTGCCTTTGTGGGTGAAGGTTTACGAGATGCATTTGATCCAAAAGACAAGGTGGTTTACGAATGA
- a CDS encoding cell division protein FtsQ/DivIB has translation MVDTPQEIKEKRFGRVIPILLVLSGLIALGLVFRWGRPVQPLVRLEWEGLQYLSPPDLLVYLGTDSESPNMSEWKDWEKKLSNHPRIKKVRITRDPDGFLSIHIEEKVAEFVIHVGSSLYEVDEGLQILSKDQVLNTHLIVVSGAFTVGEQKLEGRQIFDITKEMRYALSLYPALFTRISELVVERDGNYTMYLKSPKPMKVYLGDKLELNVFRKLYASLAYMEAESIKAVSIDLRGEDAVYH, from the coding sequence ATGGTTGACACCCCCCAAGAAATCAAAGAAAAACGATTTGGGCGTGTGATTCCGATCCTCCTTGTCCTTTCAGGGCTTATTGCTCTTGGACTGGTATTTCGTTGGGGGAGGCCTGTCCAACCTCTAGTTCGTTTGGAGTGGGAAGGTTTACAATACTTATCTCCACCTGATCTTTTGGTCTATTTGGGAACGGATTCTGAGTCACCAAACATGAGTGAGTGGAAGGATTGGGAGAAAAAACTCTCTAACCACCCTCGGATCAAAAAAGTTCGAATCACGAGAGACCCTGACGGATTTCTTTCGATTCATATAGAGGAGAAAGTCGCAGAATTTGTCATACATGTAGGTAGTTCTCTTTATGAAGTGGATGAAGGATTACAAATTTTATCCAAAGACCAAGTATTAAACACTCACTTAATTGTTGTTAGTGGAGCGTTTACAGTAGGAGAACAAAAACTAGAAGGCAGACAGATTTTTGATATCACAAAAGAAATGCGATATGCTTTATCCTTATACCCAGCACTCTTCACTCGAATCTCCGAACTTGTTGTCGAACGTGACGGAAATTATACTATGTATTTAAAATCTCCAAAACCGATGAAGGTGTATTTGGGTGATAAATTAGAACTAAATGTATTTCGTAAATTATATGCATCTTTAGCTTATATGGAAGCAGAATCCATCAAAGCAGTTTCCATTGATTTGAGAGGAGAAGACGCAGTTTACCATTAA
- the nadA gene encoding quinolinate synthase NadA — protein sequence MSLVTKDQLVQKLNPIYLPHEIEERILPLAEEINRLKKEKNAVILGHNYMTPDVFWGVSDIIGDSLYLSKMAKETKADMILFNGVHFMAETAKILSPEKKVLIADPKAGCSLAESITRDDVKALKAKYPGVPVVTYVNCSAEVKAETDVCCTSANAVQIVNAVEGDTVIFLPDEYLAGNVRNQTSKTIISHPGRCMVHEMYTPEDIRSAKRLFSGGVTVITHPECHEDVVKEADFSGSTSQMVDFIRKSKTDKIMLVTECSMGDNLRAEFPEKEFVSTCQTCPHMKKITLEKVRDALLKEQFEIFLDAEVISLAQKSVNRMLELSYKK from the coding sequence ATGTCACTTGTAACCAAAGACCAGTTGGTCCAAAAATTAAATCCCATTTACCTTCCTCATGAAATTGAGGAACGGATTCTTCCTCTTGCAGAAGAGATCAATCGTCTGAAAAAAGAAAAAAATGCTGTGATCCTTGGCCATAATTATATGACTCCGGATGTATTTTGGGGTGTGTCTGATATCATTGGTGATTCATTGTACCTCTCTAAGATGGCAAAAGAAACAAAAGCCGATATGATTTTGTTCAATGGTGTTCATTTTATGGCAGAAACCGCCAAAATTTTGTCTCCAGAAAAAAAGGTGCTCATTGCCGATCCAAAAGCGGGCTGTTCCCTTGCCGAATCCATCACACGAGATGATGTAAAAGCATTAAAAGCAAAATACCCTGGTGTTCCTGTTGTAACGTATGTCAACTGTTCGGCGGAAGTGAAAGCTGAAACGGATGTTTGTTGTACTTCTGCCAATGCTGTACAAATTGTGAATGCAGTGGAAGGGGATACTGTCATTTTTTTGCCAGATGAATATTTGGCGGGTAATGTTCGGAACCAAACTTCGAAAACCATAATTTCCCATCCTGGCCGTTGTATGGTGCACGAGATGTACACTCCTGAAGATATTCGATCCGCAAAACGTTTATTCTCTGGTGGTGTGACTGTCATCACCCATCCTGAATGCCATGAAGATGTTGTGAAAGAAGCTGATTTTTCTGGATCTACTTCTCAGATGGTAGATTTTATTCGTAAGAGTAAAACCGACAAAATTATGCTTGTGACAGAATGTTCGATGGGTGACAACCTTCGCGCTGAGTTTCCAGAAAAAGAATTTGTCTCCACATGCCAAACATGCCCTCACATGAAAAAAATTACTTTGGAAAAAGTGAGAGATGCTTTATTAAAAGAACAATTTGAAATCTTTTTGGATGCAGAAGTGATTTCTCTTGCCCAAAAGTCTGTGAATCGAATGTTAGAATTGAGTTATAAAAAATAA